CTCACTTGCTAATGGAGGATTCGGCTAAGGTGCGGTTGGTGCGGTGCCCCAAGTGTGAAAATCTCCTTCCTGAGCTCGCTGATTACTCTGTTTATCAATGTGGTGGTTGCGGTGCTGTTCTTCGAGGTacccctttcttcttcttcttcttcctgttgCTTTTGATAAGCTTCAGAATTTTTTGGTGTGTGTTGAATTAAATTAAGATATTTTTATTAGGTACAAGAAttattagtaaaaaaattgCATTTCCATTTGTAGCATTCATTATTAATTAATAGATATTTTTTCCCCAATCATGTAATTCATCcatttcaatcaattttttaattgcTTCTTACTCAATCAATCCAAAGTGATCTGCTTGTAACAAAGTATAGTGACTGAAGAACAAAACATGGACTTGGGTTGGGTAATTTGTAGTTTATGATCATTGTTGCCATTTCCTTTTGATTTGCAGCGAAACATAAAGGTTATGTGAGTGGTAGCTTGTCAGATGAGGGTAAGGTCGGAGGAGATTCTTGCAGATCAGAAGGTTCATTGGTGAAAGGCTTAGTTGATCCTGGTGATACTTCAGGTGTTGTTGATGCAAACTCGAGCAGCAGTGGTCCCTCGAAGGATGATAATCCAAGTGATATGTATAAAGCAGATAACAGACAGGAGAGGATTCTGAATCAATTGGAAGATGCTGATGAGAATGGGGATTTTGAGAATGATGTTGATATCAACAGAGACAGTGATAGAAGGGGTAAAGCAGTAGGAAGAGAACATGAGGAGGCCAAGACTCAAATTGGTCATGAAAATGGGTCCAAATTCTCTGGCAGAAATTCTAATTGGCAAAATGGAGAGACAAGTGAGATGGAGAGGTTTTGGAGAAAGCAACGAGCTGATATGGAAAGTGTGAGATTTTCCACCATGAATTTGCATGACGAGGGACCTTCAAATGGCTATTCCGGTTGTTCTAGCAACTATATGGATCCGTGGTGGAACAATAAAGAAACAAATGGTGCGAACAAGGTTCAGCATCTTGAGCAAGATCGAGCTGAGCTTCTAAGGAAACTGGATGAGTTAAAGGACCAGCTCGGTAAGTCTTCTGAAGTGGTGAAaaacccaaaagaaaaggttCTTCCTGATGAAAGGGTGGTTCCTCCAGATCCTCATCCTTACGGTGGTCCTGATCCTTGGTTTTCTGATGGGTTGAACAGGACTTCAAGGCaatttttcagaactgataaacATATGGCAGGTCCCCCTCATTTCAATTATCATCATGATCCATACCTTTATACAAGTGGTCATGAAATGCCTATGCCCAACTTCCATCCTTCAGTGCATAATCCGAATCAATATGGGGATCCTTTTGCATCCCAAACGCTGAGGAGAGGTCCACATCAGCTGCCCCATCAGTTCCCGCAATCCATGCATCCGTACTTTCCGGGAAGGTATGTTGATGCTAATCTGGATTCATACGAACCATATGCACATAATGCGATGCCTCACCCGCCTTCTTGCTCTTGTTTCCATTGCTATGACAACAAACGAAGGGGTACAGTACCGATGCCGCCTGCTTCTTTCATTAACAGCAGATTTCCCGATACCTCCAATGATCCTATGTTGTATCATCGTGAAATGCCAGGGGCATTTGGTCCACATGTTCATAATTCTAGAACTTCCATTCCTCCTGTGCATTTTCATGAAAAACAATTACATACAAGATGGCCTAGTGACTTCAACTCTGACATTGGCGGTGTTGTTCGAAGCCGTCCTCGGAATGTAATGGTAGCTACTAGCAGCCGACGTTGTCGTCCTGTGGTTGGTGGTTCGCCTTTCATCACATGTCCTACTTGCTTTGAGTCGCTGCAACTGCCTAAAAAAGCAATTGTTATGGGGAAAAATCATCAGCAGAAAGTGCAATGTGGGGCTTGTTCTTCTGAAATAAGCTTTGCTCTCATCAGTAAGAAGCTGGTTATTTCTCCTCATTCAGAAACGGAAAGAGTTCCCCCGAGAGGTGATGATAGCTCTAATGAGGTTTTGAGTGGCCATGTGTCACATTCCCGGGGTCATGTGAACAGGAGTGGTGCTAACTTCTCATCTGATGATTATTCTGGCTATGATTTTCTCTCAATAGATAAAGAACCTCTTTCACTGGTTGCTATGAACTCTGACAAGTCCCATGAGATGCAGAACTTCCATTCATCTCCCAGTACCTCTGAAGATGAAAATAGTCCAGAAGTGATGATTGCTTCAAGGGAGGTTACTAAGTCCATTCTTCATCCAACTAAAGACTCTGTATCTCCTCCTGCTGGTTCACCTCTGCAAGAGTATTTTGATTACAATAGTAATAGTCATGCAGTAAATCGGTTTGGAAAAGGCAACCGAAGTAGTCGCTCAGAGCAAGAGAAGGCAAAACTGGACAAGATTACATCACGCCAAAATTCTTTGAAAGAGGCAGCGCTTGCAACTGAGATGGATGTCCATGATTATTCTAACACTGGAGTCTCCCAGGATTCTAGAGATGCTAGCCAAGATAACGGCCATGCCAAATCCAACAAAGGGGGTGAATCATTTTTTGCTAGCATTATCAAGAAAAGCTTCCGAGATTTCTCCCGATCTAACCAGACAGATGGCCGTGGAAAAATTGATGTTACTGTAAATGGGCAGCCCTTATCAGACCGTGCGATTaagaaagctgaaaagctagctggaCCAATCCAGCCTGGAAATTATTGGTTAGTATGCTTTAAAGTCAACTGTAACCTTTCATACCATTTTTTTCATGTGCTATTGTTAGATTGAGATATACCAAAGGACACCAATAAACTCTTTGTTGTATTTAATGGGCTCAATTTAATTCCAATCATCTGCCATATGTTcactgagaaaaaaaaattgccttTTCATGTTTTAGATGCAGAAACATTTTTCAGGTGTTATGCctcaattttgaaaaaaattataaatttatgtcAATTACTTGTATATTGTTCTCATGGATTTTCCTTTACACAGGTATGATATTCGAGCTGGATTTTGGGGTGTCATGGGTGGGCCTTGTCTTGGAATAATTCCAGTAAGTTCCATTATTCTAGCTCAGTCTGTTGGTAGTTGGTTGTATGCTTATAGACACAGTTGAATCATAACTAAACAAGATGATTTCTATTGCAGCCATTTATAGAAGAGTTCAATCACCCCATGCCGGACAAATGTTCTGGTGGGAGTACTGGTGTTTTTGTAAATGGTAGAGAGCTTCACCAAAAAGATTTGGATTTGCTATCTGGAAGAGGACTGCCCTCTGATGGAGATAGATCTTATATCATTGAGATTTCTGGGAGAGTCCTGGACGAAGACACAGGAGAAGAGCTGGACTGCCTAGGCAAACTTGCACCTACGTGAGTGCTGTGTTCTTTTTAATTCTGTTCCTATTCTCTAATAATTCTAtatctcttttattttaatGAACTTGTGTTTCTATGATCTATGAATTGGAGATAAGAGGGTTTTACTAATTAGTTATTACTAATTTATGAAATACCCATGTCCATCCCCTTTTACCAGCAATTTACATGTCGCTTGTTGCCAATCGTCTTTGGCCCTAGCTCAGGTGGAGATTTTCCATATGCATGTGGtatctttttaatattttgacTTGGCATAGATGATTCTAAGGTTAGATAGAAATGTATGTCTTGCAAATCAGTATAGCTTTATCAATGGGACATAGGGTGCATGGTTCTGTAACACGTTTTTGTGTGAAAGAATTTAATTATGTTTTGTCTTAATTCATCACTCTACTATTGgagtgaaaatgaagaaaataagaGAGAAATGGAGTATTTGGGTGAAAGTGTTCTAGGGAGATAGTCCTGTTGCATTACTGGTGTTTTATCATACAATGTATGTTTATTCTGTTGTCAAGTACTATTTCTATTTAATCAAACATTAGCACGACATAGTTTACTCTTACAACTTTATGGTGCAAAAAGTGTGTTTGAGACCTAGGGCCGAAGATTTCATCTATCTTTACCACAGAATATTTatactttattttatcttaa
This is a stretch of genomic DNA from Lotus japonicus ecotype B-129 chromosome 1, LjGifu_v1.2. It encodes these proteins:
- the LOC130731381 gene encoding uncharacterized protein LOC130731381, which encodes MEDSAKVRLVRCPKCENLLPELADYSVYQCGGCGAVLRAKHKGYVSGSLSDEGKVGGDSCRSEGSLVKGLVDPGDTSGVVDANSSSSGPSKDDNPSDMYKADNRQERILNQLEDADENGDFENDVDINRDSDRRGKAVGREHEEAKTQIGHENGSKFSGRNSNWQNGETSEMERFWRKQRADMESVRFSTMNLHDEGPSNGYSGCSSNYMDPWWNNKETNGANKVQHLEQDRAELLRKLDELKDQLGKSSEVVKNPKEKVLPDERVVPPDPHPYGGPDPWFSDGLNRTSRQFFRTDKHMAGPPHFNYHHDPYLYTSGHEMPMPNFHPSVHNPNQYGDPFASQTLRRGPHQLPHQFPQSMHPYFPGRYVDANLDSYEPYAHNAMPHPPSCSCFHCYDNKRRGTVPMPPASFINSRFPDTSNDPMLYHREMPGAFGPHVHNSRTSIPPVHFHEKQLHTRWPSDFNSDIGGVVRSRPRNVMVATSSRRCRPVVGGSPFITCPTCFESLQLPKKAIVMGKNHQQKVQCGACSSEISFALISKKLVISPHSETERVPPRGDDSSNEVLSGHVSHSRGHVNRSGANFSSDDYSGYDFLSIDKEPLSLVAMNSDKSHEMQNFHSSPSTSEDENSPEVMIASREVTKSILHPTKDSVSPPAGSPLQEYFDYNSNSHAVNRFGKGNRSSRSEQEKAKLDKITSRQNSLKEAALATEMDVHDYSNTGVSQDSRDASQDNGHAKSNKGGESFFASIIKKSFRDFSRSNQTDGRGKIDVTVNGQPLSDRAIKKAEKLAGPIQPGNYWYDIRAGFWGVMGGPCLGIIPPFIEEFNHPMPDKCSGGSTGVFVNGRELHQKDLDLLSGRGLPSDGDRSYIIEISGRVLDEDTGEELDCLGKLAPTVEKVKHGFGMKAPRAAT